A part of Streptomyces sp. NBC_01235 genomic DNA contains:
- a CDS encoding DUF6250 domain-containing protein, which produces MTTKRRAFGALAVGAALAALAPAATANARPRHRRLIAHDDFRHGLRQWAVELERGGTVTASRGTLEVDVPAGATIWFKRPFAGPYVLEYVATPVSAGGINDRVSDLNNFWNAVDVRSPDDLFATPRGGALAEYDHLKAYYVGYGANTNTTTRLRRYVGEAGVRPLVYDYTEPLLVANEPNHVRIVSDGSAVRWWNNGRLVFDYTDPEPYSRGHFAFRTTWSHFRINDFRAWSLIP; this is translated from the coding sequence GTGACGACCAAGCGCAGAGCGTTCGGAGCCCTCGCCGTCGGCGCCGCCCTCGCCGCCCTCGCCCCCGCGGCCACCGCGAACGCCCGCCCCCGCCACCGCCGCCTGATCGCCCACGACGACTTCCGCCACGGTCTGCGCCAGTGGGCCGTGGAACTGGAGAGGGGCGGCACCGTCACCGCCTCCCGCGGCACGCTGGAGGTCGACGTGCCCGCCGGGGCGACGATCTGGTTCAAGCGGCCGTTCGCGGGGCCGTACGTCCTCGAATACGTCGCCACGCCCGTCTCCGCGGGCGGGATCAACGACCGTGTGTCCGACCTCAACAACTTCTGGAACGCCGTCGACGTCCGCTCCCCGGACGACCTGTTCGCCACCCCGCGCGGCGGGGCCCTCGCCGAGTACGACCATCTCAAGGCGTACTACGTCGGATACGGCGCCAACACCAACACCACCACCCGGCTGCGCCGCTACGTCGGCGAGGCCGGCGTGCGCCCGCTGGTCTACGACTACACCGAGCCGCTGCTCGTGGCGAACGAGCCGAACCACGTCCGGATCGTCTCCGACGGCTCGGCCGTCCGCTGGTGGAACAACGGCCGGCTCGTCTTCGACTACACGGACCCGGAGCCGTACTCGCGCGGGCACTTC